The following proteins are co-located in the Salvelinus namaycush isolate Seneca chromosome 31, SaNama_1.0, whole genome shotgun sequence genome:
- the st8sia4 gene encoding CMP-N-acetylneuraminate-poly-alpha-2,8-sialyltransferase: protein MRLSRKRWTICTISILVIFYKTKEITRSEEHQEAQVTGDSELGTSRLMVNSSEKSSRSGVPSFFQHSVEGWRVNSSLVLMIRKDVLRFLDAERDVSVVKSSFKPGDTIHYVLDRRRTLNVSHTLHSLLPDVSPLKNKRFRTCAVVGNSGVLLNSGCGKEIDSHDFVIRCNLPPLSEFAEDVGLRSDFTTMNPSVIQRAYGGLKNVTDTERFVERLRGLNDSVLWIPAFMVKGGERHVESVNELIVKRKLRVRTAYPSLRLIHVVRGYWLTNKINIKRPSTGLLMYTLATRFCDEIHLYGFWPFPRDANGKIVKYHYYDMLKYRYFSNAGPHRMPLEFKTLKMLHSKGALKLTTSKCES, encoded by the exons ATGCGTCTCTCACGGAAACGCTGGACTATTTGCACAATAAGCATCCTGGTGATCTTCTACAAGACGAAAGAAATAACTAGAAGTGAAGAACATCAGGAAGCTCAAGTCACTGG tgACAGTGAACTCGGCACTTCAAGACTTATGGTCAATAGTTCGGAGAAAAGCAGCAGGAGTGGTGTGCCTTCCTTTTTCCAGCACTCAGTCGAAGGATGGCGGGTCAATTCGTCACTAGTTCTCATGATAAG GAAGGATGTCCTGCGTTTCCTGGATGCTGAGAGGGACGTTTCGGTTGTGAAGAGCAGTTTCAAACCAGGCGACACTATCCACTACGTCCTCGACAGACGCCGGACGCTCAACGTCTCCCACACGCTTCACAGCCTGCTACCGGACGTCTCTCCACTCAAAAACAAGCGCTTCAGAACGTGCGCGGTGGTGGGCAATTCCGGTGTGCTTCTCAACAGCGGATGTGGCAAGGAAATCGACAGCCATGACTTTGTCATACG CTGTAACCTGCCGCCGCTGTCCGAGTTCGCCGAGGACGTGGGGCTGCGGTCCGACTTCACCACCATGAACCCCTCTGTCATCCAGAGGGCGTATGGTGGCCTGAAGAACGTCACGGACACGGAGAGGTTCGTCGAGCGCCTGCGGGGGCTCAACGACAGCGTTCTGTGGATCCCGGCCTTCATggtgaagggaggagagaggcacGTAGAGAGCGTCAACGAGCTAATCGTCAAGAGGAAACTGAGGGTGAGGACGGCCTACCCGTCACTGAGACTCATCCACGTGGTGAGAGG GTACTGGCTGACAAACAAGATCAATATCAAACGGCCCAGCACCGGATTGTTGATGTACACTTTGGCCACGCGCTTCTGCGACGAGATTCACTTGTATGGATTCTGGCCCTTTCCGCGGGACGCAAATGGAAAAATTGTGAAGTACCATTACTACGACATGCTCAAGTATCGATACTTCTCCAACGCAGGCCCTCACAGGATGCCACTTGAGTTCAAAACGCTGAAAATGCTGCACAGCAAAGGAGCTCTGAAGTTGACGACTTCGAAGTGTGAATCTTAA